The proteins below are encoded in one region of Acidimicrobiia bacterium:
- a CDS encoding OsmC family protein, with protein sequence MDRDVVHRYRSVTTWRGSTAVGYEGYDRAHEVRTAADAALALSADPAFRGDARRLNPEALLVASASSCQLLSFLAVAARARVDVVEYDDEAEGVMPESERPMWITRIVLRPRITVRGDVEPSRLAHLVDVAHRECFIANSLRTEVAVEPTFVAR encoded by the coding sequence GTGGACCGGGACGTCGTCCATCGCTACCGGAGCGTCACGACGTGGCGAGGCTCGACCGCGGTCGGCTACGAGGGCTACGACCGGGCCCACGAGGTGCGGACCGCGGCCGACGCCGCGCTCGCGCTCTCGGCCGACCCCGCCTTCCGGGGCGACGCCCGCCGGCTGAACCCGGAGGCCTTGCTCGTCGCGTCGGCCTCGTCGTGCCAGCTGCTCTCGTTCCTGGCCGTGGCGGCCCGGGCCCGCGTCGACGTGGTCGAGTACGACGACGAGGCCGAGGGCGTGATGCCCGAGTCGGAGCGGCCGATGTGGATCACGCGCATCGTGCTGCGACCGCGGATCACGGTTCGCGGCGACGTCGAACCGTCGCGGCTGGCGCACCTCGTCGACGTCGCCCACCGCGAGTGCTTCATCGCCAACAGCCTCCGCACCGAGGTCGCCGTCGAGCCGACGTTCGTCGCGCGGTGA